The Spirosoma foliorum genome has a window encoding:
- a CDS encoding response regulator — protein MKILIIEDEVKTIQSIKQGLEEHQWEVDIAYDGTIGLQLATRSAYALVICDIILPGMNGLELVRKLREANISVPVLLLTALGTTDDKIVGLDAGADDYLVKPFEFRELMARVRALTRRNHGLVPVTNLLKIADLELNPDTKQVIRAGKEIALTAKEFQLLEYFLRHQGRVISKVELAEKLWDLTFDTGTNIIEVYINFLRKKVDKDFEPKLLHTQIGMGYVVKLLS, from the coding sequence ATGAAAATTCTGATCATTGAAGATGAAGTTAAAACGATTCAGAGCATCAAACAGGGGCTCGAAGAGCACCAATGGGAGGTCGATATAGCGTATGACGGTACTATAGGACTTCAACTGGCTACCCGATCGGCTTATGCGCTTGTCATTTGCGACATTATTCTGCCTGGCATGAATGGTCTGGAACTGGTTCGAAAGCTTCGGGAAGCCAATATTTCGGTTCCTGTGCTGCTGCTGACCGCTCTGGGAACAACCGACGATAAAATTGTGGGTCTCGACGCCGGAGCCGACGATTATCTGGTTAAACCCTTTGAATTTCGGGAGCTAATGGCGCGGGTCAGAGCGCTGACTCGCCGGAATCATGGGCTGGTTCCCGTTACGAATCTGCTGAAAATAGCTGATTTAGAGCTGAATCCTGATACGAAGCAAGTAATACGTGCCGGGAAAGAAATTGCACTGACCGCCAAAGAGTTTCAGCTCCTTGAGTACTTTTTACGCCATCAGGGACGCGTGATTTCCAAGGTTGAACTGGCAGAGAAACTATGGGATCTGACGTTCGATACAGGTACCAACATCATTGAAGTCTACATCAACTTCCTGCGTAAAAAGGTCGATAAAGATTTCGAGCCTAAATTGCTCCATACCCAAATCGGCATGGGCTATGTTGTAAAGTTACTGTCGTAA